In Labrys monachus, the genomic stretch CAGCGGATTATCGCGTCGTCGGCCGCGGCGGCGTGGCGTCTGACCGGCTGTTTGCGCTCGGCCCGCCCCTGCGCGGGCTGTGGTGGGAAAGCACGGCGGTCGCCGACATCGCGCGCCAGGCCTGCGAACTCGCCGCCGCCCTGGCGGCGACGGCATCGGCGCTCGCATCGGAGGATCGAGCCTGAAGGGCACCGGCATTCCCTCTGCCTCGCTTGCACCGCAAGGCAGAGGGCGCCCGCCGTGCGGTCAGAATTCGGCGTCGATGTCGACGACGTCGATCAGCTTGTGGTTGACGAACTCCTTGATGCCGAGACCCAGCAATTCGCGGCCATAGCCGGAGCGGCGAATGCCGCCGAAGGGCAGGTCTGCCTTGACCATGGTCGGATGGTTGACGAACACCATGCCGGTCGAGATCTTCTCGGCCACCTTGGCGCCGTGCTCGGTGTCCGAGGTGAACACGGAGCCGCCCAGGCCGAACGGCGAGTCGTTGGCGATGCGCACGGCGTCGTCCTCGTCCTTGGCGCGGAACAGCATGGAGACGGGGCCGAAGAATTCCCAGTAGCGCGCCGGATTGTCCTCGCCGATGTCGGTCAGGATCGTCGGCTGCACGAAGGCGCCCTGGTTCGGGACATCGGGGCCGACTTCCGTCGCCGTGGCGCCGTGGGAGACGGCCAGGCGGATCTTGGCTTTGAGGTCGTCGGCCGCCGCCTGCGAGGAAAGCGGCGCCAGGGTGGTCTCGGGGTTGAACGGATCGCCCGCCTTCAGGCCCGCCACGCCGGTTTTGTAGCGTTCCAGGAAGCGATCATAGACCTCGTCGACGATGATCATCCGCTTGGACGACACGCAGACCTGCCCGCCGTTCCAGTGCCGGCCGAAGACCGCCCATTTGGTCGTCTTCTCCAGATCGGCATCGGCCAGCACCACGAAGGCGTCGGCGCCGCCGAGTTCCATGGTCGACTTCTTCAGCGCCTTGCCGGCCTGGGCGGCGATGATCGCGCCGGCGTCTTCCGAGCCGGTGAGGGCGACGCCGTGGACGCGCGGATCGTTGAGGATGCGCTCGACCTGCGTACGCGTGGCGTAAAGGTTCTGGAAGGCGCCCTCGGGCAGGCCGGCCTCGCGCATCAGCCTCTCGAACGCCGCGGCGCTCTGGGGAACGTTCGACGCGTGCTTGAGCAGCATCGTGTTGCCGGCGGACAATTGCGGCGCGATGATGCGGGCGATCTGGTAATAGGGGAAGTTCCACGGCTCGATGCAGAGCAGCACGCCCAAGGGATCGTGCACGATCCTCGCCTTGCCTTCGGCCGCGCTGGCCACCGGCAGTTCCTGCGGGGCCAGAAGGGTTTCGGCATTGCGGGCATAATATTCGAGGATGTTCGCTGACAGCTCCACTTCGGCCCGGGCCTCGGCGAAGAGCTTGCCCATCTCGATGGTGAGCAGCTTGGCGTAGGGGTCGATATCCTTGCGCAGCAGATCGGCGGCGGCCTGCATCACCTTGGCGCGCTCGGCGAAGGTCGTTTCCTTCCAGGCCAGGAACGCATCATGGGCGTTTGCGACAGCCTGCTCGACTTCGGCGTCGGTGGCGTCCGGAAACGTCTTCAGGACTTCGCCCGTATAGGGATTCGTCGTTGCATATGCCATGATAGCTATTCCTTTCGATGAATCGGATCTCTGAAAATCAGGCACGATCCGGTGGCTGATCGTTCCGCAGTCTGTCACCCCGGCCTTCCCCGGCGCTTGATACGGATCAAGATCAGGCGGTCCGGACGCAAATTCCCGGACGGGCGTGCTCCGCATCACGCGCCGGCGCTTCCGGCCGCCCCTCCCCGAGGGGCGCGACGAAAAATGCTGGGGAAAATTCGCGATACCCGCGGCACCGGCGGCGCGGCGTGAGAATGATAGCGGATTGCAAGTGACGGTAAGGGAATGCCTGTGACGCGTGAGTATGAAGCCGAGGACTACGAGATCAACATCCGCGCCGCGGAACGGTCCCACGACGATCAGGCCCGGTCCCTGGCTGCGATGCAGGCCACCGTCATCCGTCTGGGCAGCGAAGCGCTGCGGGTTGCGGCCCTCGCCAGCGGCGGGTCCGCCGCCGCCATGCTGGCCTTCATCTGCTCGCTGGTCGCCAATGGAAATGCCGAACTGGCTTCCTGGCTGCCCTGGTCCCTCCGGGCATTCGTCATCGCGATTCTATGCGCCTGCGTCGGCTTCGGCACGACCTACTTCGCCCAGCTGTTCCATACGGGAGCCCTGAAGCGGCAGACCTATGTGTGGGAATATCCCTATGTCGAGAACGCCCCGGGCTCCGCCTTCCGCGCGCGGCTCGGCACCACCTTCAATCTCCTCACGGCGGTGCTGACCATCGCGTCCTATGTCGCGCTCGCCGTGGGCTATCTCGCGGCCTATCGCGCCATCGGTATCGTCGGGTTCAAATAGCCGGAGCGGCCGGACCTGCGCTCAAGCGCCCGGCGCGGCCCGTCCGCCGCTCTCGGCGGCCTTCTCGATCGCCGCGATGAGGCGATGGACCTGCACGGCATCGTCGAAGGAGGGGGCCGTGCGGGTGCCTTCGCGCAGATCCGCCGCCATCCTCGCATAGAGGCGGGCGACGTTGCCCGGCACGACGTCGGCGGGCCAGCCCGAGCGGTAGGAGGCGGGTATTTCCAGCGGCCGCATCGCCTCGCCGTCGCCGCGGGCGCCCTCCAGCGACAATTGCACCATCTGGGTATGCCCGGACGGACCGGTGACGCGGATGTCGCCCTCGGTGCCGTTGATCTCCCAGTCGAGGCCCCTGTCGCGGGCCGGGCCGCCGCGGTAATGGATGGAAACCGACGCGCCGCTCCGCAGCAGGCCGCTGACCAAGACCTGGTCATGGGCCGTCATCGGCAGCATCGCGCCGGTGTCGCGCGCCAGGACCGATCGGCGCCTGTTGGCCAGCACCGCCGAAAGCTCGGCGACGTCGCCGAGCACGTCCCGAAGCGCCGCCAGCGTGTGGCCGAGCGGGATCGTCAGCATGGTGGCGCCGTTGGCGCGGTCGAGCAGATAGGCGCCGGTCGCCGTGCTGTCGATCGAAGCACCCCAGCCGCGGCCCCAGGCCGTCAGCGTCGTCGACAGCACCTCGCCGACGAAGCCGTCGGCGACCAGCCGCCCCAGATACTCGATCTCGGGGGCGACACGGGCCTGGGTGCCGACGACGCCGAGAACGCCTCGCTGCCGGGCGAGCGCCGCCATCTCTTCCGCCTCGGCAAGACCGTTGCCGAGCGGCCACTCGCAATAGACATGCTTGCCCGCCTCGATCGCCGCCTTCACCAAGGCGTGGTGGTGCGGTACTTTCACGGTGACGGCGACGATATCGATGTCGGGCGAAGCGACCAGCGCGTCGACGTCGGCGAAGGCGCGGGGAATGCCGCAGGCCTCCGCCGCAGCCTGCGCGCTGGCAAGGCTCGAATTGGCAACGCCGACGATTTCGTAATCTTCCGGCAGGGCGCGGAGCGCCGGGACATGGGCGCGTGCCGCCCAGCTCCGGCCCGGCTGCAGGCCGATGATGCCGACCCGGAAGCGCTGTTCAGCCATGGGTGATGTCCTTCTTCGCCGGGGCGATGCCCCGCTTCATATGCTGCCGCCGTCCGCGCCGTCGTCGCCGTCCCGGAGGTAGCCGTGGGCGAACACCGCCTCGAGGGCGCGGCGCGTGGTGCCGTAGGCGTCGGCCTTGTCGAGCACCCAGGCGATGCCGAGCGCGCCGAGGAACAGTTCGTTGGCCGTGACCGATCTCCGCGCATGGCCATGGCTCTGCGCCCGCGCGAGAAACTCGCCGGTGATGGTGACGAGCGTGTCGCAGGAGAGGGCGAGGGGCGAGGCCCGTTCCTTCACCGCGGCGAGGACCGGAGCCGGCAGGCCGTTGAAGGTGCGCAGGTAATCCTGCAGCGCGGTGAGCCATGTGTGGAGGGCCGCGTCGGCGTCGGCGATGCCGCGGGCCTGCCGGGATGTCTCCAGCAATTCGAGCTGGTGTTCGCGCAGGGCGGCTTCGAGCAAAGCTTCGCGCGAGGGAAAATGGCGGTAGAGCGTGCCGGCCCCGACACCGGCGGCCTTGGCAATGTCCTCCAGAGAGGCCCCGATGCCGTGGGAGGTGAAATGGTGCACGGCCGTGCGCAGGATGCGGTCGCGATTGCGCCGCGCATCCGCCCGCAGGCCGGATCGGTCGTCGTTCGGAGCATCGAGGCTCATGGCTGTTCCCGGTGCCGCATCGGATTGACACAATATGGAGGCAGCCTCCATATAGCGTCAAGGAAAATGGAGATCGCCTCCGTTTTCAGCGCGGGGACGATCGGGCCGAGGGTCCGGCGCTGCTCCGTCGATCCAATCGGGAGTCGGCCATGACGGCACTGTCCATCCTCGAACTCGTCCGCGTCACCGAAGAGACCGATGCGCGCGGGGCGCTCGACAATGCCCGCGATCTCGCCGCCCACGCCGAGAAATGGGGCTATCGCCGCATCTGGGTGGCGGAGCATCACAACATGCCGGGCATCGCCAGCGCCGCCACCTCGATCGTGCTCGCCCATATCGCGGCGGGCTCCGACACCATCCGCGTGGGGGCGGGCGGCATCATGCTGCCCAACCACGCGCCCTATGTCATCGCCGAGCAGTTCGGCACGCTGGCGCGCCTGTTTCCCGGGCGGATCGACCTCGGGCTCGGCCGCGCACCGGGCACCGACCAGCTCACGCTGCGCGCCTTGCGCCGCTCGCCCGAGGCGGCGGATAATTTTCCGCAGGACGTGCTGGAATTGCAGGCCTTCCTCGGGCCGGTGGCGTCCGGCCAGCGCATCCAGGCCGTGCCGGCGGCGGGAACCGCGGTTCCCCTGTGGATCCTCGGATCGAGCACTTTCGGCGCGATGCTTGCGGCCGAGTTCGGGCTGCCCTACGCGTTCGCCTCCCATTTCGCGCCCGACCTCCTCCTCGAAGCGCTGGAAATCTATCGCAGCCGCTTCAAGCCGTCCGAGCAGCTCGACCGGCCCTATGCGATGGTCGGCGTCAACGTCGTCGCCGCCGGGACCGATGCCGAGGCGCGCCGTCTGGCGACCACCCAGCAGATGTCCTTCGCGGACATCTTCCGCGGCGCGCGCGGCCTGAGCCGGCCGCCCATCGACGATATCGAGAGCTATTGGTCGCCGATGGAGAAGGCGCAGGCGATGCGGATGCTGGCCCGGTCCATCGTCGGCTCGCCGGCGACGGTGCGCTCGGGCATGGAAGCGCTCGTGGCCGAGACCGGGGCCGACGAACTCATCGTCGTGTCCGACGTCTACGACCATGCGACACGGCTGCGTTCGTTCGAGTTGATCGCCGAGGCGGGAGATGCGGGGAGCAAAGGCTCGATCTGATCGGCGGGCTCCGCCCCGGATCGGGTTTGCCTGGTGCGGGCCCGTGTTTTTCGTTGCGCCATGACGCGCCTACGATCTACTAAAATAGTAGATCAATGGAGCGCAGCCATGCCGGACCGGCCTGTCCCCGCAGCGAACGGACACCTGCTCATCATCGGGGGCGGAGCCAGCGGCGTGCTGATGGCAGCGCATCTGTTGCGCAGCCGCCAGCCGGCCCTGCGCGTCACCCTGGTCGAAAAAAGCCCGGAACTGGGCGCCGGCATCGCCTATGGCACCAGCCATCCCGACCATCTGCTCAATGTCCGCGCCGCCAATATGAGCGCCTATCCCGACGATCCCGTGCATTTCTGGCGCTGGGTCGCCGAGCACAGCAGCGCCGATTGCCCGGATCCGCAGTCCTTCGCGCCGAGAAGGCTCTTTCGCGACTATCTCTCGGACCTCCTGGGACCGCATCTGGTGCAGAAGCCGGGCACCAAGCGGCTGGCCATCATCCATGACGAGGTGGTCGGCCTCGAGGAAACGCCGGAGGGCCTCACGGCGCGCTTCGCCGGCCGGGAGCCGATTCGGGCCGATATCGCCATCCTCGCGACGGGCAACGAAGGACCGAAATTGCCGCCGGCACCCTGGCGCTTCGACGGCTGGTTCGACATCCCGTCCGCCGCCCTCTCGCCGGACGCGGACGTGGCCATCATCGGCACCGGCCTCACCATGACCGATCGTGTCCTGTCCCTGCTGCATGCCGGCCACAGAGGCCGCATCGTCGCGATATCGCGGCACGGATTGCTGCCGCAGAGGCACAGGCCGGTTCCCGTGCTTCGGCTCGACGCCGCCGACATACCCTATGGCGCCGGCATGTCCTATCTCACGCATTGGCTGCGACGGCTGGTCAGGGACCATCAGGCGAGGGGTGGGGACTGGCGTAGTGTCGTCGACGGTTTGCGTCCGCACAGCCAGACCCTTTGGCGCAGCCTGACACAGGAAGCGAGGCGGCGTTTCCTGCGTCATGCCCGCACCTGGTGGGACACGCATCGCCACCGCATGGCGCCGGCCGCCGCCGATCGCATCGAGGAGGCGCGGCGGACGGGGCAGTTGACGGTGATCGCCGGCCGGGTCACGGGCTTCGAGCCGGGTGCCGACGGTGTCGTCCTGCGCTACGTCGCACGCACGGGGCAGCGGGAGCGGCATCTGCACGCCGGCGCGGTGTTCGAGTGCCGCGGCCGGGCGTCCGACATCCGCGCGACGGAGAACCCGGTGCTGCGGCAATTGCTCGCCGCCGGGTCGGTCAGGCCGGATCCGCTCGGCCTGGGTCTCGACGTCGGCGAGGATTGCGCCGCCGTAAGGCGGGACGGCACCATGTCGGGACGGATCTACGCCGTCGGCCCGGTCACCTCGGGGGTCTTCTGGGAGATCGTCGCCGTGCCCGATATCCGCCAGCAGGCGGCGATGCTGGCGGGCAGGCTGCTCGG encodes the following:
- a CDS encoding NAD-dependent succinate-semialdehyde dehydrogenase — encoded protein: MAYATTNPYTGEVLKTFPDATDAEVEQAVANAHDAFLAWKETTFAERAKVMQAAADLLRKDIDPYAKLLTIEMGKLFAEARAEVELSANILEYYARNAETLLAPQELPVASAAEGKARIVHDPLGVLLCIEPWNFPYYQIARIIAPQLSAGNTMLLKHASNVPQSAAAFERLMREAGLPEGAFQNLYATRTQVERILNDPRVHGVALTGSEDAGAIIAAQAGKALKKSTMELGGADAFVVLADADLEKTTKWAVFGRHWNGGQVCVSSKRMIIVDEVYDRFLERYKTGVAGLKAGDPFNPETTLAPLSSQAAADDLKAKIRLAVSHGATATEVGPDVPNQGAFVQPTILTDIGEDNPARYWEFFGPVSMLFRAKDEDDAVRIANDSPFGLGGSVFTSDTEHGAKVAEKISTGMVFVNHPTMVKADLPFGGIRRSGYGRELLGLGIKEFVNHKLIDVVDIDAEF
- a CDS encoding Gfo/Idh/MocA family protein, yielding MAEQRFRVGIIGLQPGRSWAARAHVPALRALPEDYEIVGVANSSLASAQAAAEACGIPRAFADVDALVASPDIDIVAVTVKVPHHHALVKAAIEAGKHVYCEWPLGNGLAEAEEMAALARQRGVLGVVGTQARVAPEIEYLGRLVADGFVGEVLSTTLTAWGRGWGASIDSTATGAYLLDRANGATMLTIPLGHTLAALRDVLGDVAELSAVLANRRRSVLARDTGAMLPMTAHDQVLVSGLLRSGASVSIHYRGGPARDRGLDWEINGTEGDIRVTGPSGHTQMVQLSLEGARGDGEAMRPLEIPASYRSGWPADVVPGNVARLYARMAADLREGTRTAPSFDDAVQVHRLIAAIEKAAESGGRAAPGA
- a CDS encoding TetR/AcrR family transcriptional regulator; amino-acid sequence: MSLDAPNDDRSGLRADARRNRDRILRTAVHHFTSHGIGASLEDIAKAAGVGAGTLYRHFPSREALLEAALREHQLELLETSRQARGIADADAALHTWLTALQDYLRTFNGLPAPVLAAVKERASPLALSCDTLVTITGEFLARAQSHGHARRSVTANELFLGALGIAWVLDKADAYGTTRRALEAVFAHGYLRDGDDGADGGSI
- a CDS encoding LLM class flavin-dependent oxidoreductase; the protein is MTALSILELVRVTEETDARGALDNARDLAAHAEKWGYRRIWVAEHHNMPGIASAATSIVLAHIAAGSDTIRVGAGGIMLPNHAPYVIAEQFGTLARLFPGRIDLGLGRAPGTDQLTLRALRRSPEAADNFPQDVLELQAFLGPVASGQRIQAVPAAGTAVPLWILGSSTFGAMLAAEFGLPYAFASHFAPDLLLEALEIYRSRFKPSEQLDRPYAMVGVNVVAAGTDAEARRLATTQQMSFADIFRGARGLSRPPIDDIESYWSPMEKAQAMRMLARSIVGSPATVRSGMEALVAETGADELIVVSDVYDHATRLRSFELIAEAGDAGSKGSI
- a CDS encoding FAD/NAD(P)-binding protein; the encoded protein is MPDRPVPAANGHLLIIGGGASGVLMAAHLLRSRQPALRVTLVEKSPELGAGIAYGTSHPDHLLNVRAANMSAYPDDPVHFWRWVAEHSSADCPDPQSFAPRRLFRDYLSDLLGPHLVQKPGTKRLAIIHDEVVGLEETPEGLTARFAGREPIRADIAILATGNEGPKLPPAPWRFDGWFDIPSAALSPDADVAIIGTGLTMTDRVLSLLHAGHRGRIVAISRHGLLPQRHRPVPVLRLDAADIPYGAGMSYLTHWLRRLVRDHQARGGDWRSVVDGLRPHSQTLWRSLTQEARRRFLRHARTWWDTHRHRMAPAAADRIEEARRTGQLTVIAGRVTGFEPGADGVVLRYVARTGQRERHLHAGAVFECRGRASDIRATENPVLRQLLAAGSVRPDPLGLGLDVGEDCAAVRRDGTMSGRIYAVGPVTSGVFWEIVAVPDIRQQAAMLAGRLLGHAGSR